ttgtgacaccgggttgagtgcttagtacagttaCACCGTGTTGCACAacgtatagggataatacccttttgaaaaaaactttctcgcagacacagggctgagcggttagtccagggaaacagtgttgcacatccgtacaggcgtgattcgcaagaaggtttaaaaattaattgtcacagtagGCTGatcccttagtacaggtaagcCGCCTGGACATGCGCATAGGCATAACAACCTTTTACAAAAATCAGTCttttgttaacactgggctaaccgcttagtgcagttaaacagagttgaacaggcgtaaTACTCTTTTCCAAATAAACTTCatcgcaacttcggttttaACAGGAAACACAGAAaattgctcagccattttatttgcagaaaagGTTTTCAGGAAAATATTCAAAgttgtagctacctagctaacttcatttagcataagaattattgctaagaatattgttgtagccaaactgcattttatgCTCTCATTTTTAGCCAAatataggagctagctaaatggctacatcTTCAACATAAAAGTAAATGttgggtaggataaaaagctcttataccaaacagaatagGAAGAAgtaaggctctagctagctaagctagctagccttcaaaatcttcgttcctagccaaaaatcctaaaactggtgcgtttaagatctgtatgtAGCTAAAatacgtgacaatatatttatctcaacattgaaaacaaacagagaacaactattaaaaaaatataaagctttcggaagataaaaaagtcaaacaggcctacaaacctcccACACACTGAACACACACTGTACATGAccattttcaaaatcaaaatggccttcgtttaTTCAGCCGGGAAAATATATTGGATTGTTTTTCAAGCGAAAATCTTTTTTGAAGAATCAGgcaaaagtgacatgttaccgcggctgtttctttagtaaaaacaacacattcactttgcctgttacagacatacggaactggcgtattattatatagactagtcgataaagcccgcgGAGAAATCCACTGAGAcgaaaggtcaataaaaagaaagttgttttagatgttttgctgacgtttGCAGTGCACTGCAGATAAAAAAATGCGCTAAATTTGTTTAATCTTTGTCTTCTTAACATTTGTCCTTGTCATGGGGCTTTGCGCTTCAacctaaaaaagtaaaaagtattttaattaaatttaccTGCAAAACATTGTCAAAATAATacgattattaaaaaaaacggcCTTTTAACTCTGACAATATATGATATGACAATGGAAaggataaaaaataaatcatatAACTTGATCACAAGGGTCTTTCTTATAAGAAAAACGTTCACTAAATCCAAAATTAAACTCAAGTTCAAGCATTGTGACAAATTCTGGTATTACCAAAGAATGGTGAAATAACTAAACTAATTGTAATGAAACTAATCGTGATAAAACAAATCAATTAcagtttaaattaaattaaactttatatatatatatatatatatatatatatatatatatatatatatatatatatatatatatatatatatatatatatatatatatatatatatatatatatatatatatatatatatatatatatatatatatatatatatatatatatatatatatatatatatatatatatatatatatatatatatatatatatatatatatatatatatatatatatatatatatatatatatatatatatatatatatatatatatatatatatatatatatatatatatatatatatatatatatatatatatatatatatatatatatatatatatatatatatatatatatatatatatatatatatatatatatatatatatatatatatatatatatatatataacgctATATCAACCTTAGGTGGACACTCTGAAAATTCGAACTAAAAGTGGACATATAAAAACCATGTTTTTTCGCAAACCCTTACCCCCTATAAcctttatttttgtataaggaGTATTCTTTTTGTCTGCGTATGCGCCCTGTATGCCTTTTTgcctcttaaaaaaaatttgaaatttttgtgtCTACATAACGATTCCATATGATTTGTGTctactttaagaaaatttttacattAGATCGACTAAATGTAGacagatatatattttatatacatgaGCGTTAAACCCGATCATCTGATAATTATTAATATTGAACTGCAATATTGTCTTTTTAAAGACATTTGTCTCATTGTtgtaagtgatattttttataatctgtatgaaaacaaaaaagaagcacACGTTAGCAGCTGTCCAGTTcggagaaaaaatataaaggaaaaAACACAAATTATAGCATCCTTAACATGTATTTAAGAGTATGTGAATTTGTACCAAAAGTTTGGTTACAATTTAAGAACTAGCTTAATGAAGCAGCAAAATGCGTGGAAGTGGTTTATGTGGGTACAAAACCAACAAACAACGAATGCAACAATTGCGCTTTGTAAAGAGGATCTTAAGCAACATTAAGGGCATTAAAACTGTTGCTTTTGCATGTATTCGATCCGATACGTTTTTTACAGGGTTCACATACAGCTTTTAAACCAAATTTTTCCCTGACTTTTCATTGAATTCTATATTCTTTGCCCTGAGTCACTGAGTGGAAAGGCCATGATTTCCCAGCATACAATCAGTAAAAAAAACCCTTTCAAGACATTTTGTAGTTTGCAAACGAACACAACTTatactgtttttgctatgatgtaGTAACTACGGGTTAtaaattttccttaaatttttttaagattttgaggTTTTTAAGGCTGCTGGGTttgtttaaaaagatacaaaactAAGAGTGTCAAAATAAAAGTGTATTCCTGAAACTTCCAAACACATGACATGCGTAGTAATAGACTCCTTTGAAcataacaaaaatcaaaaaagaaagaagaacacCTAAATCTATAATATGCgttattaaaaacaacagaacaagggtaaaaatgaaaaaaaagggtAAACACATAAAATTCAGTATTTTCATACATTTTTatatgcaaacaaaaaaacaaaaaacgattAATCATTTGCTGCTTCTTCGAATTTAAATAAACGAACCTGGATAACCAAGCAGTTATATCTTACTAATTCCACAGAAATTAACTTCCTTTTCCTTTTTCTCATTTGACACTAGTTATATAATGGGGCTGCGTAAGGAAGGACTGAGAAATCAAGAAACGTACGCTAAATGATAATCTGTTTAACGCCTTAAACCTTCCTAAATGTATCACCTTGTACGAACTATATCACGAATAAACGAGAAATAACTGTGTAAACAAGATACCttcagggaattaattttcgcggggaCTTATTTtcgcagaatttttttttactagaatTTGGCGGGAAAAAagggaatttattttcacaaatttagtgttgaagaaaatttcgcggtaacttatttttgcgaattatgCAAATTTGGAAAAACAACTATTCCGGTGAGTTATTTCGAAACAACATACAGAAGAGAAAGGAAAATGTCCCAGAGAAAGTTATACATCATTGTCTTTTGTATCAGGCCGATTTGGAAATTTCCCAGATCAGGGATATTTAAACTTTTCGCGGCGACGTATTTTCGCGTTTTTGGAAAAACTCCGAAAAAACCGCGAAACTTAAtacccgcgaaaattaatcccctTAAAAGATATACTTCACTTATGAGAGCCAGTTTTCTTATCACATACAGTTATGAAAACCACacagttcaaaatatttttcatgggAGAGGGGGGAGAGTTGAATTAAATTATCGTTGATCATACATTTTGATTGTTAAAACATGATTGAAACCTGTATAGAAATTATCCTCGTGACTTTAACACTTTTTCTTGCCTTTCTCCCCGTCTAAGGGGTGACGGAGTGATGTGTTGTTTAGACTTGAATTTTTTAGAGTATACTCAAGAAAATTTGATGATGATAAAAGCTGTcacattatttataaaaacatgtatagtgtacatgtttttataaatgtacttttgtaaacataataaataattataaacatGTACTTTTATGGTaacgtaaaaataataaaaataaaagaaaccaaAGCTCTATCACAATTAAACaatgttcattttcttttttttcgctTCCGCTTGTCGTGCTATTTTTCCTCTTtcattgttaattttatttcgaACAGTTCCAACAGTAATTCCTTCCTCGTTGGCGAATTTTTTCAGATCATCAGAGCCTACACATACACAAATATTAGATAttcaaaaacatgttttcataATTAGTGCAAAACATACATGTCATACATACAAGGCcatccattttttttattttttatatgtcttGCAAATTTTTTGTATAGTTTATCCTCTTGCTCTGACGACCATTGAATgtattttctttcttgttgACCTGTAAAAGAAAACATTACAAGATTAATTTATACACGAAAAGGGCATACAAATttcaatgatttcattcttattTCGTCCTCCAATAGAAGAGAAGAAATTGTCGCGGAAGCAATTTTTGCGGATGGATGCTTTCAAAAATTGTATGAAATAtgcgaaataaaaaagttacgaATAGTCTCATTTAGTTGCAATTGAAAATCTTTAATCAGATTGTTGGAATCTCAACTTTGCGGATGTCCGCCCTTGTCTGGTAATTTGTGGAATTTTGGTTTGTGAAAACAAATTCGCAAACATTAATTCCGCCATCTTTATTAtcattttcatttctttatttcagtatttctttaatgaatttttttccatattttaaaaaggttaattatctatattataatacccgtttacgtctgtctgtctgtctgtcacgcaaaatggtagcttagctgcgcaatagcgagaagcacgcaatgcggtataaaaaggacgggcgaacccgtggattttccacgggctaacgacgaATAGCGAATTAATAATTATTAAGTATTATAGGGATTAAGATAatctatttctttttattagttTCTGTATATTTTCGGACTCCAATTTCAAGAATATGGAAATAAATATTGTGAAAACGGATACGATGATTTCGGATCTAAGCTGTCTGCGAGTTGTATCAAATAAACTTTCGTGTTCAAGTAcaataatttcatttatttgacGCAAAATATTCcactttagcaatattttcattttcggcAATTACGCAGcaatttttaagatattattCTTTTTAGCTGTTGTTTATCACCGGTAAGTACAATCaactaatttttgcaatttcatatactatatatagacagaccaagaaattaaaaaatatggtaCTTTTTGATTTTTCTTAGTAAGGAGTTATACAGTATTGTTGATTAACAAAACCTCACCAGTGCATTTTACAGAATTCTCGAGTTCGCTATCTTCACTTGATTCAGACCATTCAGAAGGTTCATCATCGTTCACATTTGTAAAATGTTTGGATTCTTCAGATGTTTCTAAAccgttaaaaacattgtaactttattgaaaaatcaggaaaaaattaGGGAAAATCAGAATATAAAGCATCACTTTGCAAACAACCAGTAACTTGTTTATAAAGAAGTTAAATGctgacaaaaaacaaacaacacagGATATCATTTTGAAAACACAAAATCATGGAAATCAAGACATACTTTGAGAAACGTTCTTTTCTTTTCTAAGTGCATACTTTCTCGTGGGTGCTAAAAGGAAAACGGCTTTCAGTCATTTTGCAATCAGGTATTGTAACAAAGTTAACTTACACAAcagaaatactaaaaaaattgaCTATTTATACTGTCCTTCCCTAGTAACAAATATTATGTGTGATGTTTTATGACGTCACTATAAATCTGAGATCGTGTTTTCGCTATTGACCATCTAAGTCGAATAGGTTGGTTTTTCacgtaaattttgtttacataggGGCTTTTATTCGAAGCCCTGTTctgaaaacaaacattttatttGCAACGTAAGGCTCTAATGATTCAAAAACGAAAATGTTTCCAATAATACATAATATTTTGTGAATAAAATCTTATTGTTACGCAATGAACTAACCGcaagttttctcttttttaaatgtatcgTTTCGATGAGTTTGTCTTTTTTCTCCCACTTGTAcacttttcttcattttctttttattcggTAATTTTACAGTGTTCGCTTTACTTGTGTCTTTTTCAGCATTTTCATCTACAAAATACATTTACAACGTAATTCAAGCCTGTATGTAGGTAATTACGAACAAGTTAGACCTGAATAGAATGAAGAGTCAAAAGAACTTACTTTGgaagaatttcaaaattaaatttcttgtttGACTGCTCACAAGGAAAAGAAGTATGCCAATATGAACAGCCATAATTCTAAGTTTTacctctaaattttttttcattttcttcaactAAGTTAGGACCCTTTTTCTCGAAGTTATTGTCATTCTTTATACTTTGCGCTATAAGAAGATATGcgtttgtttcacttttaaaaaattgatacacAAGAATAGACTACAGAAAAACAGCTCACCATTATCAAGGACAGATAGATGTTTCCCAGTTGACAATAGTTGTCGATGAGCAGCTGGTGCTTGGTATATCGTTTTGTTAATTCTCTCACTGTGCCCAAAATGATCATAGGCCAAACTCATATCGGACTCTGATAGACCTAAACCAGCAATTAAGGTACTAAGGCGATGTCGGTTACTTGTACCACTAATTCTTTCTCTGTTGGCAATTGGAAGTTTTGCACAAACATTATCTAAGCTATGCCATCCAGAGCAATGATTATCAGAACCTTGGGTACTGGGAAATATGTATGAGTTTTCTTCAAGGACACCAGCATCTTTCCTTACTTGCTCGTTAGCCAACAACTTCATTGCAGCAACAGTATCTTTAGGAATAAAAACAGGAACTAAATGGTTGACTCCTTTTCCCGATTGAAATGTGATCTTTGTCCCACTGCTTAAGTTAGTTTCTTTTGCAATATCCTGTATCCGCTGTTTGTCTAACCATTCATCCTTTTCAGCTTCAATCCACTGCGTAACGGTTAGACGCGATGGTTCTCCACCTCTTCGGCCATTATACAGCACAAGACGAGTGCAAGCACAATCACGTAGTTCAACAAACGTATGTCTGTCCATGATGATAAATGGATCTGATGATAAGTGGCGTATCCTTTCAATCACATAATCTCGAATTAGTTGGACATCGCCTTCGTTTGGAAGTTGTGcaggttttttagtttttacattCCTTCTCATGTTTAAATCATACGTTGCGTCAGCGAATATTTCATCTTTGCGTAATTTCAGCAAtaccaaaaagtttttaattttttctgcatCAACATCATTATTTTTACCAAGGTAATAACCAATTAGTTTTTCGGCGGCGTCTTTCAACACGTAGTACAAGGCTGCCTTAAGTCCTGACTTTTGAACTTCCAAATCAGAATGAGTGTAGGATTCAATAGAATATTTCAGCACCTCAAAATTTTCCCTCAGAAACATGTCACCAGCATTGTTTTTGTCATTACAACAATCTCTTGGTACTTCCAACACCCTATCTTTAAATCTGGAATAAACATGTGCCAGACGACGCATGTCGCTTCGAACAGACCGTTCAACTTCCATCTTTTTGTTtagtcttctttttattttgccatAGAGGCGATGACCAACCATCAAAATAACGGGATCCGATTTGGCAAGAGTACCAACGGCATCGTCTCTGATGATGTTCAAAATTCTCTGCTTAAATTGATCATCCGATAGCTTCCATGACTCATCACTAGTACAATCCAGAGCAATTGTAACAGGAAATTGACAGGAGTTCTTTGAGCAGTCTGCCTTGTGCCTAGCTTTAAAGGTTTTGGCATAAAATCCTTTGCAGGTGGTGCACATAACAAGTGGGTCATCTGAATCGTTTTGCTTTTCACGCAACAAATTTCTACCGCCCTCCTCAATTTCTTTAACATTATGATTATATATGCCAATTTTTCGAAAGTTAGCGAAGGCTCTCAGTCTTTCTTTTCGAGGCATGTTCAAAGCATCCTTTACATCTGGATGATGCTTATGACATAAAGTGATGTGTCTATTTAATTTCGAATGCTTGATCTTTTTATCGCAAACAAAACAGGGTCTCAATGGTCTTGAGTTTATCTACGAATAAACATCACGCCTAAGCTACTTAACCGTTTATTCTTACAAAATGTTTAGCATCAGATTTATCAGATTTGTCGGAGACAAAGGGGTTCAAATAAGCAATTTAGGAAAGAAGCCAATATTACAAAAAGAAGCTCTTGAGCATCAGTTATTCTTGTTTCAGCAAAGAGTCTGGATTCAACTTTTAAATGCAGTGACTTAACGGCGTCAacgaaacacacaaaaaataaaattacctgTTTGGCTTCTTTTTCCTCAGATTTTCCCACTTTctagtaaaaaaagcaaaaggtTATAAAAGTTAATATATCAAGTGCAAAACATAAGAATACATTTTTAGCATCCAGTGAAGTTATGGATTATCTTGTCaagatcttttaaaataaacaaaaaataaacactacCTCGTTGGCGCTTTTCTTTACAGATGTTTCTTTCTTCTAATAAAGATACAAATCAGGCTATAGGAAAGATGTCAATCGCAACATTATGTACATACATTATGTTCAATTCTTATTTGATTCGATTGCTACGGCATGTCATATCCTTCCAATGTCAAATGAAACGCCGCCTTTAGTTCGTTTGATGTAAATTCTAGGCcttattataatatataaaatagagTCGCTTTTTATAACTAGAACAAACTAATAGTTACACAACATCGGGTATTTTAGAAGGCTAAAGAGGTACATACTTAAAAATATGATTAATACTTTCGACATAAAATACCAATAAACCCTATAATTAGAAGGAACCTAACTTTAACTTTGGATTTTAAAGATTGCGTAAAAAAAGTCAGGGATTAAGAAAGAGAAATGACACTATgcgtaaaaaaatgataacgtCAAAGATTGTAGTTATGCAAACCGAACATTCTCCTTATAGGACCACGGAACATTACCTCTATAGCAATACTGTTCTCCACTTTTCCTTCCTCGTCTGTATCAATGATTTCCATATCGTCTTCAACATTTAATCCGGAATCATTTTTCACAGAAATCTGAAAGAATCGGCattaaacaatttattttagtaGGGTAATTTTATAGCATAACGTGTTATTTACCATAAATCTTCTTTAAATACTTATGATCAATTAAGATAAAAACCTTTTGATTTTTACGTATCCATTTACACTTTCCTCGTTTGCATAACAAAGTATTGTATGGAATTTCGGAATATCATACACTAAGCTGCTATCAAGTTACCTCACATATGGATGGACTGTCCGTAGTAAAATCAACCTCAAGattgtctaaaaaaattaaacctatTTGAAACCAAAATAACAAAGGACACTTTTTAGCCAATGgaccaattaaaataaatacttaaaacagaCACAGTAtggcttttttaaaacagataaaaacagtttataaaatGGGACTTGATAAAGGTGAGCGGGTTAGTATTTACGAATAAAAGCGAGCAGGTTATGAGTTCTAAGTTACAACAACAGAGTCCTTTTTGGAAATCCAGTTATATATCATATGAGAACATGCTTTATTCAGAAGGATTTTTTGAAGGCCCAGAATTCGAATAACAACTTAAAATCATTGCACTAAATGCAAAAAGAATCAGTCACATTGGAGCTtaatagaaaattaatttaatgtaGATGGCAGCTTTACCTTTATCAATACTTGTTTGCACACCTGAAGCCTATGAACAAGACAAATGTGACTTTTACTTTtaagttaaattaaattaaagaagGGAAGAGAATAAATTTAGTTAGCAGAATTTTTTCATGGCATACAATTAATATTTATGCTATCTTTATACTTCCTAGATTATGGCAAACAAGCGTCTAGAGACtttcaatttaaaaacgaaCACGCGAGATTATAAACTTAGAGAATTGACCACTGAATTATAAAATAGCAGTTGTTTGGTATCTTTGACGGCAATAAACAAATCACTCAATCTATTTATGGCGTTATGATTTATAATGAAAAATGTTACACCATGAAAATTTTACAGCGTtcattttcacaattttaatgaattaaaattgtgGAAGTTGTTTTGAAGTTCCTATCATACCTTATACTGAACTGATAGTTTTCTAGTCTGTATCGGAGTTGAAACTGTGACCTAAGAgcatttaaatttatataattgATAGTAATTTTAAATGCAATTATGTCTAGGAAGCATGACATTCAACAAAGTATGTATTACAAAAGCCTATACCAGTCCGATTTCCTCATATGGACAAAGGTTTAGGTTTAATTTCTTGAATACGcaaaattataaattacttACAGACGAAATATGATTCAAAGTATCCAACTCTGAAATATCTTCTGCCTCTTCAGAATCTTCAACCATGGACTAAAAGGagaacaaacatttttattgttatcagCAATTATGCTAACACAAACAAATTatgatttaaattaatttaacatTAGTGCCGTAATTTCTGTTATGTAAACCGTCAATGTAATCATAGAAATATATATGACCACAACAATAATAAAGCAAAACTAAAAAGTCCATGAATAGTGCACCAAACTCAAATAGGCTTACCATAAAGGGAAGTAAATTTATTAACCTAGTAAATAAAGAcgtaaagaatttaaataatattaaacttTATAACACCAAGACTCTCCATTGCCAGCACTGTGacattaagaaaaaagaaacaaaaattatacatGTTGCCACTTGATTTTAGTCCCTCATCTTCACTGTCTGAAAAATCTGGCACCATATTTTCcatcttaaaaataaagaatgttAAATTTAACAAGAACTAGTTTAAGATTTGGCACACTcaatttacaacattttttaaaaaagtttgtcttATTCCTATGCTAGAACAGATTGTGTGCTATGTTTCATAAAGCTTGTATTTCTTAGCAGCCACTCTGAAAACGAGTCTTAGAAGCTTTGAatcaaaaataacaattttaaaagaaccaggtaccttaagggaacttattttggcgggaactaattttggcggacgaaggaaatctaaaaaaaatttaattttggcgggaactaattttggcggatcaacgaaatttttaattttggcgggaacttattttggcgggtggcggttttttttaattttggcgggaacttattttggcgggtcagcggattttttaattttggcgggaactaattttggcgagtgaaggattttttcaaatttcaacgaAAATTTTCTTTGGTAAAGATGTAGAAAT
This DNA window, taken from Hydractinia symbiolongicarpus strain clone_291-10 chromosome 15, HSymV2.1, whole genome shotgun sequence, encodes the following:
- the LOC130629302 gene encoding uncharacterized protein LOC130629302 isoform X4; protein product: MEIIDTDEEGKVENSIAIEKKETSVKKSANEKVGKSEEKEAKQINSRPLRPCFVCDKKIKHSKLNRHITLCHKHHPDVKDALNMPRKERLRAFANFRKIGIYNHNVKEIEEGGRNLLREKQNDSDDPLVMCTTCKGFYAKTFKARHKADCSKNSCQFPVTIALDCTSDESWKLSDDQFKQRILNIIRDDAVGTLAKSDPVILMVGHRLYGKIKRRLNKKMEVERSVRSDMRRLAHVYSRFKDRVLEVPRDCCNDKNNAGDMFLRENFEVLKYSIESYTHSDLEVQKSGLKAALYYVLKDAAEKLIGYYLGKNNDVDAEKIKNFLVLLKLRKDEIFADATYDLNMRRNVKTKKPAQLPNEGDVQLIRDYVIERIRHLSSDPFIIMDRHTFVELRDCACTRLVLYNGRRGGEPSRLTVTQWIEAEKDEWLDKQRIQDIAKETNLSSGTKITFQSGKGVNHLVPVFIPKDTVAAMKLLANEQVRKDAGVLEENSYIFPSTQGSDNHCSGWHSLDNVCAKLPIANRERISGTSNRHRLSTLIAGLGLSESDMSLAYDHFGHSERINKTIYQAPAAHRQLLSTGKHLSVLDNAQSIKNDNNFEKKGPNLVEENEKKFRDENAEKDTSKANTVKLPNKKKMKKSVQVGEKRQTHRNDTFKKEKTCAPTRKYALRKEKNVSQKTSEESKHFTNVNDDEPSEWSESSEDSELENSVKCTGQQERKYIQWSSEQEDKLYKKFARHIKNKKNGWPCSDDLKKFANEEGITVGTVRNKINNERGKIARQAEAKKKKMNIV
- the LOC130629302 gene encoding uncharacterized protein LOC130629302 isoform X1 — protein: MENMVPDFSDSEDEGLKSSGNMLINLLPFMSMVEDSEEAEDISELDTLNHISSVTVSTPIQTRKLSVQYKASGVQTSIDKDNLEVDFTTDSPSICEISVKNDSGLNVEDDMEIIDTDEEGKVENSIAIEKKETSVKKSANEKVGKSEEKEAKQINSRPLRPCFVCDKKIKHSKLNRHITLCHKHHPDVKDALNMPRKERLRAFANFRKIGIYNHNVKEIEEGGRNLLREKQNDSDDPLVMCTTCKGFYAKTFKARHKADCSKNSCQFPVTIALDCTSDESWKLSDDQFKQRILNIIRDDAVGTLAKSDPVILMVGHRLYGKIKRRLNKKMEVERSVRSDMRRLAHVYSRFKDRVLEVPRDCCNDKNNAGDMFLRENFEVLKYSIESYTHSDLEVQKSGLKAALYYVLKDAAEKLIGYYLGKNNDVDAEKIKNFLVLLKLRKDEIFADATYDLNMRRNVKTKKPAQLPNEGDVQLIRDYVIERIRHLSSDPFIIMDRHTFVELRDCACTRLVLYNGRRGGEPSRLTVTQWIEAEKDEWLDKQRIQDIAKETNLSSGTKITFQSGKGVNHLVPVFIPKDTVAAMKLLANEQVRKDAGVLEENSYIFPSTQGSDNHCSGWHSLDNVCAKLPIANRERISGTSNRHRLSTLIAGLGLSESDMSLAYDHFGHSERINKTIYQAPAAHRQLLSTGKHLSVLDNAQSIKNDNNFEKKGPNLVEENEKKFRDENAEKDTSKANTVKLPNKKKMKKSVQVGEKRQTHRNDTFKKEKTCAPTRKYALRKEKNVSQKTSEESKHFTNVNDDEPSEWSESSEDSELENSVKCTGQQERKYIQWSSEQEDKLYKKFARHIKNKKNGWPCSDDLKKFANEEGITVGTVRNKINNERGKIARQAEAKKKKMNIV
- the LOC130629302 gene encoding uncharacterized protein LOC130629302 isoform X2 — protein: MENMVPDFSDSEDEGLKSSGNMLINLLPFMSMVEDSEEAEDISELDTLNHISSASGVQTSIDKDNLEVDFTTDSPSICEISVKNDSGLNVEDDMEIIDTDEEGKVENSIAIEKKETSVKKSANEKVGKSEEKEAKQINSRPLRPCFVCDKKIKHSKLNRHITLCHKHHPDVKDALNMPRKERLRAFANFRKIGIYNHNVKEIEEGGRNLLREKQNDSDDPLVMCTTCKGFYAKTFKARHKADCSKNSCQFPVTIALDCTSDESWKLSDDQFKQRILNIIRDDAVGTLAKSDPVILMVGHRLYGKIKRRLNKKMEVERSVRSDMRRLAHVYSRFKDRVLEVPRDCCNDKNNAGDMFLRENFEVLKYSIESYTHSDLEVQKSGLKAALYYVLKDAAEKLIGYYLGKNNDVDAEKIKNFLVLLKLRKDEIFADATYDLNMRRNVKTKKPAQLPNEGDVQLIRDYVIERIRHLSSDPFIIMDRHTFVELRDCACTRLVLYNGRRGGEPSRLTVTQWIEAEKDEWLDKQRIQDIAKETNLSSGTKITFQSGKGVNHLVPVFIPKDTVAAMKLLANEQVRKDAGVLEENSYIFPSTQGSDNHCSGWHSLDNVCAKLPIANRERISGTSNRHRLSTLIAGLGLSESDMSLAYDHFGHSERINKTIYQAPAAHRQLLSTGKHLSVLDNAQSIKNDNNFEKKGPNLVEENEKKFRDENAEKDTSKANTVKLPNKKKMKKSVQVGEKRQTHRNDTFKKEKTCAPTRKYALRKEKNVSQKTSEESKHFTNVNDDEPSEWSESSEDSELENSVKCTGQQERKYIQWSSEQEDKLYKKFARHIKNKKNGWPCSDDLKKFANEEGITVGTVRNKINNERGKIARQAEAKKKKMNIV
- the LOC130629302 gene encoding uncharacterized protein LOC130629302 isoform X3, giving the protein MENMVPDFSDSEDEGLKSSGNMLINLLPFMSMVEDSEEAEDISELDTLNHISSVTVSTPIQTRKLSVQYKASGVQTSIDKDNLEVDFTTDSPSICEISVKNDSGLNVEDDMEIIDTDEEGKVENSIAIEKKETSVKKSANEKVGKSEEKEAKQINSRPLRPCFVCDKKIKHSKLNRHITLCHKHHPDVKDALNMPRKERLRAFANFRKIGIYNHNVKEIEEGGRNLLREKQNDSDDPLVMCTTCKGFYAKTFKARHKADCSKNSCQFPVTIALDCTSDESWKLSDDQFKQRILNIIRDDAVGTLAKSDPVILMVGHRLYGKIKRRLNKKMEVERSVRSDMRRLAHVYSRFKDRVLEVPRDCCNDKNNAGDMFLRENFEVLKYSIESYTHSDLEVQKSGLKAALYYVLKDAAEKLIGYYLGKNNDVDAEKIKNFLVLLKLRKDEIFADATYDLNMRRNVKTKKPAQLPNEGDVQLIRDYVIERIRHLSSDPFIIMDRHTFVELRDCACTRLVLYNGRRGGEPSRLTVTQWIEAEKDEWLDKQRIQDIAKETNLSSGTKITFQSGKGVNHLVPVFIPKDTVAAMKLLANEQVRKDAGVLEENSYIFPSTQGSDNHCSGWHSLDNVCAKLPIANRERISGTSNRHRLSTLIAGLGLSESDMSLAYDHFGHSERINKTIYQAPAAHRQLLSTGKHLSVLDNDENAEKDTSKANTVKLPNKKKMKKSVQVGEKRQTHRNDTFKKEKTCAPTRKYALRKEKNVSQKTSEESKHFTNVNDDEPSEWSESSEDSELENSVKCTGQQERKYIQWSSEQEDKLYKKFARHIKNKKNGWPCSDDLKKFANEEGITVGTVRNKINNERGKIARQAEAKKKKMNIV